One Ignavibacteriota bacterium genomic window carries:
- a CDS encoding N-6 DNA methylase, translating into MFEQAFKNIDDVLWKEAGCTTELDYTEQTSWLLFLKYLDGLEQDRAMKAKLDGKSYSYILDKPYRWDTWAAPKGKDGKTDHNKALTGDDLRDFVDRRLFPYLHGFKQRASGPNTIDYKIGEIFGEIKNKVHSGYNLREIIDHIDELRFRSQTEKHELSHLYEAKIRNMGNAGRNGGEYYTPRPLIRAIIEVVKPQIGERIYDGALGSAGFLCEAYDYLKRTNPKRSTAQDRVLQERTFYGKEKKSLAYVIATMNMILHGIDAPNIIHTNTLAENLADVQEKDRVDVVIANPPFGGKERKEVQQNFPIRTGETAFLFLQHFIKMLKAGGRGGVVIKNTFLSNTDKASVSLRRHLLETCNLHTVLDCPGGTFQGAGVKTVVLFFEKGTKTRKVWYYQLDPGRNLGKTNPLNDDDLAEFVTLQKTCADSPKSWSIDVKEVDPDSCDLSVKNPNGGEAVVHRSPREIINEIAALDAESAKVLEHIKGSLK; encoded by the coding sequence ATGTTCGAACAAGCCTTCAAGAACATCGATGATGTGTTGTGGAAAGAGGCGGGATGTACGACGGAACTCGACTACACGGAACAGACGTCCTGGCTGCTCTTTCTGAAATACCTGGACGGGCTGGAACAGGACCGCGCAATGAAGGCCAAGCTGGACGGAAAGTCGTACAGCTATATTCTCGACAAGCCCTACCGCTGGGACACGTGGGCGGCACCGAAGGGGAAAGACGGCAAAACGGACCACAACAAGGCGCTGACGGGCGACGATCTACGTGACTTCGTGGACAGAAGGTTATTCCCCTATCTGCACGGCTTCAAACAGCGCGCAAGCGGTCCGAACACGATAGACTATAAGATCGGCGAGATTTTCGGCGAGATCAAAAACAAGGTTCATAGCGGCTACAATCTACGCGAGATAATCGATCATATCGACGAGCTGCGCTTCCGCTCGCAGACGGAGAAACACGAACTCTCGCACCTCTACGAGGCGAAGATCCGCAACATGGGGAACGCCGGCAGGAACGGCGGAGAATACTATACCCCGCGCCCGCTGATCCGCGCCATCATCGAGGTTGTAAAACCGCAGATCGGAGAACGCATCTACGACGGCGCCCTCGGGTCCGCGGGCTTCCTCTGCGAGGCGTACGATTACCTGAAGCGGACAAATCCGAAACGCAGCACCGCGCAGGATCGCGTTTTGCAGGAGCGCACCTTCTACGGCAAGGAAAAGAAGTCGCTCGCCTATGTGATCGCAACCATGAACATGATTCTGCACGGGATCGACGCACCGAACATCATTCACACAAACACCCTCGCGGAGAACCTGGCGGACGTACAAGAGAAGGACCGTGTGGATGTTGTGATCGCAAACCCGCCCTTCGGAGGAAAGGAGCGCAAGGAGGTGCAGCAGAACTTCCCCATTCGCACGGGTGAGACCGCCTTCCTCTTCCTGCAGCATTTTATCAAGATGCTGAAGGCGGGCGGACGCGGCGGCGTGGTGATCAAGAATACCTTCCTCTCGAACACTGACAAAGCTTCTGTGAGTCTCAGGAGGCATCTTCTCGAAACGTGCAACCTGCACACCGTACTCGATTGCCCCGGCGGTACCTTTCAGGGTGCGGGAGTGAAGACGGTGGTGCTGTTCTTCGAGAAGGGTACAAAGACGCGCAAGGTGTGGTACTACCAGCTCGATCCCGGACGCAATCTTGGCAAGACCAATCCACTCAACGACGACGATCTTGCGGAATTCGTCACGCTACAGAAGACCTGCGCCGATTCACCCAAGAGCTGGAGTATCGATGTCAAGGAAGTGGATCCCGACTCGTGTGATCTCTCTGTAAAGAATCCGAATGGTGGCGAGGCCGTCGTTCACCGTAGTCCGCGTGAGATCATAAACGAGATCGCCGCGCTCGACGCTGAGAGTGCCAAAGTGCTGGAGCACATCAAGGGATCGCTGAAGTGA
- a CDS encoding DUF4405 domain-containing protein, with translation MNSTSRQSMNKRALTSMFMFFSFVCLPASGIPLHYCRSGDFSTAEHFLMSVHNMAATMFVIATVLHLVWNWTALTKYIIDKQREFFSFKREMLIALFVVVLLVGLFSSHALHVH, from the coding sequence ATGAACAGCACCTCCCGGCAGTCGATGAACAAGCGGGCTCTTACGTCGATGTTCATGTTTTTTTCCTTCGTGTGCCTGCCCGCCTCCGGCATCCCGCTGCACTACTGCCGCTCCGGCGATTTCTCCACCGCCGAACACTTTCTCATGAGTGTGCACAACATGGCCGCGACGATGTTTGTGATCGCCACGGTGTTGCATCTCGTGTGGAATTGGACCGCGCTCACGAAGTACATCATCGACAAGCAGCGCGAGTTCTTCTCCTTCAAACGCGAGATGCTCATCGCCCTGTTCGTCGTCGTCCTTCTCGTGGGCCTCTTCTCGTCACACGCCCTGCACGTACATTGA
- a CDS encoding DUF362 domain-containing protein, with the protein MPRRDFLRLVAGGAATAAVLPSLVSAHPAARALRADKPATNIEDALKIPRTEMSMPGKYPGRVAQVSSDTCISNGRPDADAMKKMLEATMLSLTGAGSLADAWRTFVTPDDVIGLKVNPVAGKDLSTSPELVHAIIAQLEDAGIPRKNIVIWDRREFELHEAGFTAAAFPGIRITGPECKDDAGSFYDAEGKLHSEKRIDRDIFYWADCEESYDAETLPYMVNQGKHSYFASFVTKEVTKIINIPILKNAGPTVTLCLKNLAYGAITNTGRLHKQLWAETCAQVPCFPPLRDKVVLNIVDGIIGCYNGGPGADPKFFTEYKTLLAGSDPVAVDRIGYEIVLKKRIETGVQKEESPRGIGFMTMAEGYKLGVADRAKIEVIKA; encoded by the coding sequence ATTCCGCGGAGAGATTTTCTCCGACTGGTTGCGGGCGGAGCGGCCACCGCGGCGGTGCTGCCGTCGCTTGTGAGCGCACATCCGGCGGCGCGCGCGCTGCGCGCGGACAAACCCGCGACCAACATCGAGGACGCGTTGAAGATCCCTCGCACGGAGATGTCGATGCCGGGCAAATATCCCGGACGCGTGGCGCAGGTCTCTTCCGACACCTGCATCAGCAACGGACGTCCAGACGCGGACGCGATGAAAAAAATGCTCGAGGCGACGATGCTGAGTCTCACCGGCGCCGGCAGTCTGGCCGACGCATGGCGCACCTTCGTGACGCCCGACGACGTGATCGGCTTGAAGGTAAATCCGGTGGCGGGCAAGGATCTTTCGACAAGTCCGGAACTCGTGCACGCCATCATCGCGCAGCTCGAGGACGCGGGCATCCCGCGGAAGAACATCGTGATCTGGGACCGCCGCGAGTTCGAACTCCACGAGGCGGGTTTTACAGCCGCGGCCTTCCCCGGCATACGCATCACCGGTCCCGAGTGCAAGGACGACGCCGGATCGTTCTACGACGCCGAGGGCAAACTGCACAGCGAGAAGCGCATCGACCGCGACATCTTCTACTGGGCAGACTGCGAGGAGAGCTACGATGCGGAAACACTGCCCTACATGGTGAACCAGGGTAAACACTCGTACTTCGCGAGTTTTGTAACCAAGGAAGTGACGAAGATCATCAATATCCCGATCCTTAAAAATGCCGGCCCCACCGTGACGCTGTGCCTGAAGAATCTCGCGTACGGAGCCATCACCAACACCGGACGCCTGCACAAACAACTCTGGGCCGAGACCTGCGCGCAGGTGCCCTGCTTCCCGCCGCTGCGCGACAAGGTGGTGCTGAACATCGTCGACGGCATCATCGGGTGTTACAACGGCGGTCCCGGAGCCGATCCAAAATTCTTTACCGAATACAAAACCCTTCTCGCCGGATCCGACCCCGTGGCCGTCGATCGTATCGGCTATGAAATCGTCCTGAAAAAACGCATCGAGACCGGCGTGCAGAAGGAGGAAAGTCCGCGCGGCATTGGCTTCATGACCATGGCCGAGGGGTACAAGCTCGGTGTGGCGGATCGTGCGAAGATTGAGGTCATAAAGGCGTGA
- the queC gene encoding 7-cyano-7-deazaguanine synthase QueC, with product MPNESIAIVLASGGMDSCVTAAIAAETYTLAFLHVNYGQRTQTRELEAFQAIADHYGVPDSRRMIVSIEHLARIGGSSLTDTTLHVNDASESTDGIPNTYVPFRNANMLAIAVSWAEVIGAEALFIGAVEEDSSGYPDCRRVFYDAWQRVIETGTKNERPMIIHTPLIDLSKADIVRRGLELGAPLHLTWSCYKNEDHACGVCESCALRLRGFAQAGYSDPIPYVGGTTL from the coding sequence ATGCCCAACGAATCAATCGCGATTGTGCTCGCCAGCGGCGGAATGGACTCGTGTGTCACCGCCGCGATTGCGGCGGAGACGTACACGCTGGCATTTCTGCACGTCAATTACGGACAGCGCACACAGACACGCGAGCTCGAGGCCTTCCAGGCGATAGCGGATCACTACGGCGTGCCCGACTCGCGACGTATGATCGTGTCGATCGAACATCTGGCACGTATCGGCGGCTCGAGCCTGACCGACACCACCCTGCATGTGAACGACGCGTCGGAATCGACAGACGGGATTCCGAACACATATGTGCCTTTCCGCAACGCAAACATGCTCGCCATCGCGGTGAGCTGGGCCGAGGTGATCGGCGCGGAAGCGCTGTTCATCGGCGCGGTGGAGGAGGATTCGAGCGGCTATCCCGACTGCCGCCGCGTGTTCTACGACGCCTGGCAGCGTGTGATCGAAACGGGCACAAAAAACGAGCGCCCCATGATCATACACACGCCGCTCATCGATCTCTCCAAAGCCGACATCGTGCGTCGCGGACTCGAACTCGGCGCGCCGCTGCACCTCACATGGAGTTGTTACAAAAACGAAGACCACGCCTGCGGCGTCTGCGAATCCTGCGCCCTGCGCCTGCGCGGCTTTGCGCAAGCCGGCTATTCGGATCCAATTCCATATGTCGGTGGAACAACGTTGTAA
- the queF gene encoding NADPH-dependent 7-cyano-7-deazaguanine reductase QueF — MIEVFPNKYPNREYEIRHVNPEYTSVCPMTGLPDFATIEVWYVPDELCIELKSLKYYYLEFRNKGIFFETAVNQILDDLVNVCKPRRMKVTGTFNTRGGIYSVITAEYDGVKA, encoded by the coding sequence ATGATCGAAGTATTTCCGAACAAGTATCCGAACCGCGAGTATGAGATCCGGCACGTGAATCCCGAGTACACGTCGGTGTGTCCGATGACGGGGTTGCCGGATTTTGCGACCATCGAAGTATGGTATGTGCCCGACGAATTGTGCATCGAATTGAAATCGCTCAAGTACTACTACCTCGAATTCCGCAACAAGGGCATCTTCTTCGAAACCGCCGTGAATCAGATCCTCGACGATCTTGTGAACGTGTGCAAACCCCGCCGCATGAAGGTCACAGGCACCTTCAACACGCGCGGGGGAATCTATTCGGTGATCACTGCGGAGTATGACGGAGTAAAGGCGTAA
- a CDS encoding GIY-YIG nuclease family protein, whose translation MKQYYVYILECADGSYYTGVTNDITRRLIEHQDAVDPTSYTAQRRPVRLVFLQDYLLIEQAIRAEKQIKGWSRAKKSALIARDMESVRQLSECRNGSASKRR comes from the coding sequence TACTACGTCTACATCCTTGAATGTGCAGATGGTTCATACTACACCGGTGTCACGAATGATATAACTCGTCGACTTATAGAGCATCAGGACGCTGTGGACCCTACGTCATATACCGCGCAACGCAGACCGGTGCGTCTCGTGTTCTTGCAGGACTACCTCTTGATCGAACAAGCTATTCGTGCAGAGAAACAAATCAAGGGTTGGAGCCGGGCGAAGAAGTCAGCCCTCATTGCAAGAGACATGGAATCGGTACGGCAGCTTTCGGAATGCAGAAATGGATCTGCAAGCAAACGAAGGTAG